A window from Leuconostoc mesenteroides subsp. mesenteroides encodes these proteins:
- the glmU gene encoding bifunctional UDP-N-acetylglucosamine diphosphorylase/glucosamine-1-phosphate N-acetyltransferase GlmU — protein sequence MSNINVLILAAGNGSRMKSTTPKVLHSVAGQTMIDWVLDAVEPLKTDKLITVIGVGAERVQEHVGKRSSFVLQSQQLGTGHAVRQAESALKDSDGVTLIMSGDTPMFRSETLQGFIAEHERSNNAVTVLTAIANDPTGYGRIVRGEDETVQKIIEQKDASITERRIKEINTGVYVFNNRLLFESLAKVQNNNAQGEYYLPDTLNILRRSGEQIGAHTLQDFTESLGVNDRVALATANRVMHERINHQLMVDGVELLDPANTYIDSTVKIGPDTLIEGGVTILGKTTIGINNIITQGSRIVDSVIGDNNVITSSHIEDAILKNGTTVGPYAHLRPAAHLEDNVHVGNFVEVKNAGLGKNTKAGHLTYIGNATIGQEVNIGAGTIFVNYDGVNKFNSTVGDRAFIGSNTKIVAPVNIAQESITAAGSTITNDIPEHAMGIARTRQTNKEDFWHHMPHKF from the coding sequence ATGAGCAATATAAACGTATTAATATTGGCAGCAGGAAATGGCTCAAGAATGAAATCAACAACTCCAAAAGTGTTGCATAGTGTGGCTGGGCAAACTATGATTGACTGGGTGCTAGATGCTGTCGAACCACTTAAGACAGATAAGTTAATCACTGTTATTGGAGTTGGTGCTGAACGTGTCCAAGAACATGTTGGTAAGCGTAGTTCATTTGTACTGCAATCTCAACAACTTGGTACTGGGCATGCTGTGCGTCAAGCTGAATCAGCACTTAAAGACAGTGATGGTGTTACACTAATTATGTCTGGCGACACGCCAATGTTTCGTTCCGAAACCTTACAAGGTTTCATTGCAGAGCATGAACGTTCAAATAACGCTGTGACCGTATTAACTGCCATTGCTAATGATCCCACTGGGTATGGTCGCATTGTTCGTGGAGAAGATGAGACGGTTCAGAAAATTATTGAACAAAAAGATGCTAGTATTACAGAACGACGTATTAAAGAAATTAATACAGGTGTATATGTATTCAATAATCGTTTACTATTTGAATCACTAGCAAAAGTACAAAACAATAATGCGCAAGGCGAATACTATTTACCTGACACGCTTAACATTTTGCGACGCTCAGGAGAACAGATTGGTGCACACACACTTCAAGACTTTACAGAATCATTAGGAGTTAATGATCGAGTAGCATTAGCAACAGCTAACCGTGTGATGCATGAGAGAATTAATCATCAATTAATGGTTGATGGTGTTGAACTTTTAGACCCAGCGAATACATATATTGATTCGACGGTAAAAATTGGGCCCGATACCTTAATTGAGGGTGGCGTGACTATTTTAGGCAAAACGACCATCGGTATAAATAATATTATTACACAAGGGTCACGAATCGTAGACAGTGTGATTGGTGATAATAACGTGATTACATCCTCACACATTGAAGATGCTATTCTAAAAAATGGTACCACAGTGGGACCATATGCACATTTGCGACCAGCTGCGCATTTAGAAGACAATGTTCATGTTGGTAATTTTGTCGAGGTCAAGAATGCTGGACTAGGTAAAAATACTAAAGCAGGACATCTCACTTACATAGGTAACGCTACTATTGGCCAAGAAGTGAATATTGGAGCAGGTACAATATTTGTTAATTATGATGGGGTGAATAAGTTTAATTCAACTGTTGGAGACCGTGCGTTTATTGGCTCAAATACCAAAATTGTTGCACCAGTTAACATTGCTCAAGAATCAATTACTGCTGCTGGGTCAACAATTACAAATGACATACCAGAACATGCAATGGGGATTGCTCGTACACGTCAGACAAATAAAGAAGATTTCTGGCATCACATGCCACATAAATTCTAA
- a CDS encoding exodeoxyribonuclease VII small subunit — protein sequence MSEEQFTFEDKLQQLESIVSQLEKGDRPLETALADFQTGVGLVKDLQKTLKDAEDTLAKVIDNDNELSDLELTND from the coding sequence ATGAGTGAAGAACAATTCACATTTGAAGATAAGTTACAACAATTGGAAAGTATCGTGAGTCAGTTAGAAAAGGGAGATCGCCCCTTAGAAACGGCTTTGGCCGATTTTCAAACTGGTGTTGGTTTGGTCAAAGATTTACAAAAAACCTTGAAAGATGCTGAAGATACCTTGGCGAAAGTTATAGATAATGATAATGAATTATCAGATTTGGAATTAACTAATGATTGA
- a CDS encoding exodeoxyribonuclease VII large subunit, translating into MEKEQNKYLTVSALTAYLKRKFDADPYLAKVYVTGEISNMGRRRGPHLYFSIKDSESNAVISASMFGYERRIKFQPEEGMKINAVGRVEIYEPRGSYSIILESMTPDGVGELFLAYEQLKRKLQAEGLFDLLKKQLPIFPKKIAVITSPTGAVIEDIARTVQRRFPSAQVILFPAVVQGEKAAPTIIRQLQRIDNMDFDTVIVGRGGGSIEDLWAFNDENLARTIASMQTPVISSVGHETDNTLVDFVSDRRAATPTAAAELATPITLQQLTTRLQELHLRQIARIKQMIDMRQQRLNRVATHVIFQQPDRLYTGYNQRIDQLSHSLQQLTKQRVINEKYKVVAILQRQQHLQRSLLQPIQERLQLLSTKLDLVSPLKILSSGYAIVEYDKKVVRSTTDITINDEIDMRFSDGHATAKITGVQHE; encoded by the coding sequence ATGGAAAAAGAACAAAATAAGTACTTAACGGTCAGTGCATTGACTGCTTATTTAAAAAGAAAATTTGATGCTGATCCGTATTTAGCCAAAGTCTATGTTACCGGTGAAATTTCTAATATGGGTCGCCGTCGCGGGCCACATCTATATTTTTCTATTAAGGATAGTGAAAGCAATGCTGTGATTAGTGCATCAATGTTTGGCTATGAACGGCGTATTAAATTTCAACCTGAAGAGGGAATGAAAATTAATGCGGTTGGGCGAGTGGAAATATATGAACCACGAGGTTCATATTCCATCATTTTGGAGTCAATGACTCCCGATGGTGTCGGTGAACTATTTTTAGCTTATGAACAACTAAAGCGTAAATTACAGGCTGAAGGATTGTTTGATTTGCTAAAAAAGCAATTACCAATATTCCCTAAAAAAATAGCAGTAATTACTTCACCAACTGGAGCGGTTATTGAAGATATTGCTCGTACAGTGCAACGACGTTTTCCAAGTGCTCAGGTGATTTTATTTCCAGCAGTGGTGCAAGGCGAAAAGGCAGCACCAACTATTATTCGGCAGCTTCAACGGATTGATAACATGGATTTTGACACGGTAATTGTTGGACGTGGCGGTGGTTCCATTGAAGACTTGTGGGCTTTTAACGATGAAAATTTGGCGCGAACGATTGCCAGTATGCAGACACCGGTGATTAGTTCAGTTGGACATGAAACAGATAATACCTTAGTAGATTTTGTTTCTGATCGGCGTGCAGCCACGCCTACGGCCGCAGCAGAACTAGCAACACCGATAACACTACAACAATTGACCACTCGTTTGCAAGAATTACATTTACGGCAAATAGCACGAATTAAACAGATGATTGACATGAGGCAACAACGATTAAATCGAGTTGCAACGCATGTTATTTTTCAGCAACCGGATCGTTTATACACGGGATATAACCAACGAATAGATCAGTTATCGCATTCACTACAACAGCTAACAAAACAAAGAGTAATTAATGAAAAATATAAAGTAGTAGCGATTTTGCAACGACAGCAACATTTGCAACGTAGTTTATTGCAACCTATACAAGAAAGATTACAATTATTAAGTACTAAGTTAGACTTAGTAAGTCCTTTGAAAATCTTATCTAGTGGTTATGCAATTGTTGAGTATGATAAAAAAGTAGTTCGTAGTACAACAGATATTACGATTAATGATGAAATCGACATGCGCTTTTCTGATGGGCATGCCACGGCAAAAATAACAGGAGTACAGCATGAGTGA
- the purR gene encoding pur operon repressor, whose translation MKTRRSDRLVDMARYMLERPRKLISLSYFSKRYESAKSSISEDLSILKRTFQERGTGLLETVPGAAGGARFIPYMTESEAAEFIDDICRLVNDETRVLPGGYVYLSDLLGRPDILRQAGRLIATQYIRDDIDAVMTAATKGVPLAQAVADQLNVPFVIVRDDAKVTEGPTVSVNYLTGSSKRVEKMELSRRSLRTGSRVLVVDDFMKAGGTIQGMQTLVGEFDGTVVGTAVFAEGRSTTRLLDHFTSLLHVDTNLKNGDPILVTPGNYLNEIFKHEA comes from the coding sequence ATGAAAACACGTCGTTCTGACCGGTTAGTTGATATGGCGCGCTATATGCTTGAGCGCCCACGTAAGTTGATATCTTTATCTTATTTTTCCAAAAGGTATGAATCGGCGAAGTCATCAATTTCTGAGGACCTATCAATACTCAAACGTACATTTCAAGAACGTGGTACAGGTCTATTAGAGACAGTGCCTGGTGCTGCTGGTGGAGCACGTTTTATTCCTTACATGACTGAATCCGAGGCAGCAGAATTTATTGATGATATTTGTCGATTAGTAAATGATGAGACACGAGTCTTACCTGGTGGTTATGTCTATCTATCTGATTTGTTAGGTCGTCCTGATATTTTGCGACAAGCTGGACGTCTAATTGCAACACAATATATACGCGATGATATTGATGCTGTGATGACTGCTGCGACTAAGGGTGTTCCGTTGGCACAAGCTGTTGCTGATCAGTTAAATGTACCATTTGTAATTGTTCGTGACGATGCAAAAGTCACCGAAGGTCCGACTGTGTCTGTAAATTATTTGACTGGATCATCGAAGCGTGTCGAAAAAATGGAATTATCTCGTCGTTCACTGCGCACAGGTTCACGTGTGTTGGTTGTAGATGACTTTATGAAAGCTGGCGGAACAATTCAAGGGATGCAAACCTTAGTTGGTGAATTTGACGGTACGGTTGTTGGTACTGCAGTATTTGCTGAAGGCCGTTCAACGACCAGATTACTTGACCACTTTACATCATTATTGCATGTTGACACAAATTTAAAAAATGGTGATCCAATTTTGGTTACACCGGGTAATTACTTGAACGAAATATTTAAACACGAGGCTTAA
- a CDS encoding polyprenyl synthetase family protein codes for MIDLKNFQKEWLPKINQQLADDLSKVSADDDLIAMMKYAVLNGGKRMRPLLTLAVVASFGKSITPSILKVATAIEWIHSYSLVHDDLPAMDNDMLRRGKPSVHALYGEANAILVGDALLTGAFEIIATANSSCSAEESLSTEELLLITQNLAHEAGGSGMVLGQLHDMDNHNKEHNATTNWLLNDVYSMKTAALIRYTTTLGAILTHQNANVEDNHFDPKKAMYDFGENFGLAFQIQDDLDDYQQDQVEDVNSLPHIVGVKEAQRVLDQYLFSTQEILANTVEQDQQFDRSLLDDFVSLIGDEK; via the coding sequence ATGATTGATTTGAAAAATTTTCAAAAAGAATGGCTCCCAAAAATTAATCAGCAATTAGCAGATGATTTATCAAAAGTTTCTGCAGATGATGATTTAATTGCTATGATGAAGTACGCAGTTTTGAATGGCGGAAAAAGGATGCGCCCCTTGCTGACATTAGCAGTTGTTGCAAGTTTTGGAAAATCTATCACACCAAGTATATTGAAGGTAGCAACGGCAATTGAGTGGATTCATTCATACTCCCTTGTTCATGATGATTTGCCGGCAATGGATAATGATATGTTACGGCGTGGCAAACCCAGTGTTCATGCATTATATGGTGAGGCTAATGCTATTTTAGTCGGTGATGCATTATTAACTGGCGCCTTTGAAATCATAGCGACTGCTAACAGCTCATGCAGTGCTGAGGAGAGCCTTTCAACTGAAGAATTGCTACTCATTACGCAAAACTTAGCTCACGAAGCAGGTGGATCAGGAATGGTTCTAGGGCAACTCCATGATATGGATAATCACAATAAAGAACACAATGCTACTACAAATTGGCTGTTAAATGATGTTTATAGCATGAAGACTGCAGCCTTGATAAGGTATACAACAACGCTGGGGGCGATATTGACCCATCAAAATGCCAACGTTGAGGATAACCATTTTGATCCTAAGAAAGCAATGTATGATTTTGGTGAAAATTTTGGATTGGCCTTTCAAATTCAAGATGATTTAGATGATTATCAGCAAGATCAGGTAGAAGATGTGAACTCATTGCCACACATAGTGGGTGTTAAAGAGGCACAAAGGGTGCTTGACCAATACCTCTTCTCGACACAAGAAATATTAGCTAATACTGTTGAACAAGATCAACAATTTGATCGAAGTTTGCTGGATGATTTTGTTAGTTTAATTGGAGATGAAAAATGA